CGGACACCTCGCCGGGCCGCTTCTTGCGGAGGTCGTCGACCTCGAGCCGTTCCATCCACGCGAGCGCGGCCCGCTCGGCCTCCTTGCGGGACGACCCGTTCAGCCGCAGCGGCAGCGCGACGTTCTCCACACAGGTCAGTTCCGGTACGAGCTGCCCGAACTGGAACACGAACCCGAACTCCGAGCGCCGCAGCGCACTGCGCTCGGCGTCGCTCATCGCGGTCACCTCGCGCCCGTTGTACGTGATCGAGCCCGAGTCCGGCATGACGATCCCGGCGAGGCAGTGCAGCAGCGTCGACTTGCCGGAGCCGGACGGGCCCATCACGGCGACGACCTCGCCGGGGTGGATGGAGAACTCGGCGCCGTCGAGCGCGGTCGTCGGCCCGTACGCCTTGCGCAGATCCTGGGCGGTGAGGAGCGAACCAGCGGGAATCGTCACCGGGCCACCGCCTCACGGAGCTT
The Streptomyces tuirus genome window above contains:
- a CDS encoding ABC transporter ATP-binding protein is translated as MTIPAGSLLTAQDLRKAYGPTTALDGAEFSIHPGEVVAVMGPSGSGKSTLLHCLAGIVMPDSGSITYNGREVTAMSDAERSALRRSEFGFVFQFGQLVPELTCVENVALPLRLNGSSRKEAERAALAWMERLEVDDLRKKRPGEVSGGQGQRVAVARSLVTNPRVVFADEPTGALDSFNGERVMELLTDAARSANAAVVLVTHEARVAAYSDREIVVRDGKSRDMERVV